The Equus asinus isolate D_3611 breed Donkey chromosome 16, EquAss-T2T_v2, whole genome shotgun sequence DNA segment ggtgatggttatacaatATTGTTAATGTACAATGCCAttaaattatacacttaaaaatggttaaaatggtaaattttgtctTATGTATATTCTTATGTATAATCTGCAAAGAAATAGGTTACCTTGAATTATAATTCATGTCTTTAGATGGATTAGACAAAAAATCTTTCAGTGAGGCTGAACTGTAAAGAATCGCTCATTAGGCAAAAGACCCACTAGAACAACTGGCTTATTTCCCGGTTGATGTCTCTGTCTTTCTAAAACCCTCTTCTCTCCTGGTTGTCATgcctctgcttttttgtttctccttttaactttctgaaatttctctctgcctccttaaccctttctcctttctccacctaCATGCGGAAGTTTCCCACGGCCCTTCTCTCATGGAAAAGAGCAGACTGTGCTGTTAAAGTGAGTTCTGGGCCTCCCCCACAGAGCGCTTTCCTTTAGGCTCCAGCTACCACTTCTGTGCTGACTGCCCTCAAACCCATACGGCCTCTCACGTGAGGGCCCGGCCATCTTGTGTCTGTGGAATGTTCCACTGACACCTCAGCTCAGCACATCCAAGCTGGTTTCATCCCCACCCCCACGGCTCTCATCGGTTTGGCTTTGTTGTCCAGCTGCCGGTCTCACGGTTCGACCACCATGGAATATCTCTTTCCCTCTTATCTCCTTGGTCCATTGGTTGCCAAGTCTTACTGATACTACATTTGCAGCATCTCTTACATCAGTAGTTCTTAAATTCCGGGCTGGATTGAGACAAAGTTTTCACTTTGTCCTtgacaaaaatgagaaaatattgtaATGGAAGGTTGCCAGCTCTCCTTTCTTGGGAagaattgttcttttttctgagataaTGCTTTTCCTTTGGTGGTGGGTGATGATAAGTGGTGGTTTTGTAAAGAAATTGTTTGTTTAGTCTAATACAAAGTTAGAGAATTCCATTAGCGTCCCCCAATTTTTTTGAGACATTTCTGGTTTGTGACAACGTAGAGCCTGGCCACCTCCAATGTCCTGCCTTATGCCCCCATACCCCTTACCATGATTCGGTTCACCGCTTGTCTTCACTCACCGGCTGGTAGTCCAGGCCACACCCAGTCCCTTCCAGAGGTCATTCTCAGGTGAGCTCAGACAGGACTGCAGCAGGTCGATGGCTTTAGGGGTGAGGAGGGGTGAGATCACTTGCGCTGCTAGGCCAGGCTGAGGGCACTGGGCCAGGATCTAGGGGAGGGATGGAAGGTGTCAGGAATTCGAGGCTCCCACGGGACCAAATGCGAGTGGGAAAGGGCCCGGAGTCCCCGACTTCCCACTTTTGCAATGCCACGTTGCCGCAGGCCCGCTGCTCCTTCCCATCTGCCTTAGAGCCCTGGTATCCTTGACTCCGACCCTAGGCCCTCTAGTCTGCTGACCAGTGCTGTGCACAGCAGGGTGGGGCCTCGGGTTCAAGGACGAGGGTGTGTAGGGGTGAGCAAATGGCAGAGCCCACAacctccctctgctccctgccttcCACCCTGTCCCTCTTCACCACCCTGTCCTCCCCCAACTCACGAAGTCCAGAGTTTGGAAGAGGATGTGTATGAACTCAGGGGCACTTGTCTCCTGCAGTCTGATAGCCAGCTTCCCCTGGGGACGCAGGGTGATGCATGTCACCACCCATCATCCCGCCCCACCTTCACCAGAGCCTCAGGGTCCCAGGCTTGTTTGGGAGCCTGGCACTCTCCAAAAGTCATACGGGGGTAGGTGGAGGTtctggggaagaagctggagaAGGAAAAGGCTTGTGATGTTGAGACCAAAGAGGAGGTGGTTTCCGGTGCCGGGGGGGCGGGGGTAGGGGTAGCgggaaaggaagaggggagagggctggggaaCTTGTAGGGAATCACACACCAGGAGGTTGAAGCTGTACTTGATCTTCTGGAAGCAATCGATGTACTGTGCTTGTGTCATCCCTatgggagaaggggagaaggtgGTGGGTCACGGATCATCCCAAGACCCTGCCCCTGCAACTCCTCCCCCCGGCCCTCAGCACTCACCCCCctgatcctttttctttttcttccccagtctcttcttcttcttaccaCTGATCTTTGCCTGGGCCTCCTTCAGCTTTTCTACGAACAGCTCGATATCCCTTAGCACGTGGCTCAGCACCTCCTGGACCCCAAACAACTGTGGCCTTGAGTGGGCAGTTAGGCCCACCCTGGAACTCCCgactctgcccctgcccctgcccaccacGAGCCGAGCCTCAGGCCCAGTCCAGGGGCTGCCCAACCCTCCCTGTCCCTCCTCAGTCCAGGGCCAGCCTTGGCCATTCTGGCACTTGGCCTCTAGGGGGCATGGGGAGGTTGGTGTCCTCCCTTCAGCCAGGCCCAGAAAACCTCAGCAAACCCAAGACAACCTGTAGTTACCTCATCCCTCTCCAGGTCCTCGGGGGATGGGGGTCGCATGGGAGGAGGCAGAGCGAAGGTACTTGGTTCGCGGGCACTGGAGTGGCGTGTCAGGGGCCTTGGGGACTGTGGTATGCCTGCAGTATAAGGGGACCATGGCCCAGAGCCTCTTTGAACTTTGATCTAAACCTTCTCCTCTCACTtgcccccacaccccacacttacTGTACTCTGGGGTCATCCAGTGGGGCTGTTCTGGAGGGGGCCCCCGCTCCAGTGGGGGTACCTGCTCCTTAGGGAGTGGCCTTTCCAGAGGAGGCCCCCTCCATTTGTCCTGGCTTGAGCGAAGGGCTCCAAATCGAGGTCTGCTGAGCACATGGTGGGGACACAGCTTTAACAGGGTTCTTGGGACAGAGGCCCTGCCCACACTTCTGCCCCAGGACCCAGGGGCACTGCCACCTCTCTCCAGGAGCCTCTGCTCCCTGgtctctgccccctccctgttACCCTCCCGCTCCCTGGTCTCCATCTAGTCCCTCCCGTGTCTCCACCCTGCCTCAGCTGCCTGCCCTAGCGCCCTCTCAGTCCCATGTCAGTCTCTGGGGACAGTCTCCAGTGTTCCCTGGGCCTAGCTCCAGACCCTTCCCAGTGCCCATCTGCACCCTAGTCCCAGCCTGGCCCCTCCCCAGTTCCAGACCCAGGTTGGTTGGGCCACAGACACCTGGGCTCCCCCAGCTATGGTTTGAGCCCACTCAGGCCTGAGCTCTGAGGTCCTGcagctgggctggggctgaggctACCTACCTTTGCTCTAGTTCCTCATCCAGGGCCTTCTGCAGGCTCGTCCTCAGCTGCTCTGCCTGGAGGAAGCAGCGGtcagacagtgtgtgtgtgtgtgtgtgtgtgtgtgcaagtgcgtgtacgtgtgtgtgtgacagCTGTTGGACCCTGCACCTactctctccccaaccccacccacgGCCTCTTACCCCCACTTCCTGACACTGGAAGAGCAGAGTGCTGGTGCCTGGCAGGCCTGACTCCTGCACGGTGATGGACAGGACAGAGTTGTAGGAGCAGGTGTTGAGTGCCACGTCCATGGCCTGGATGCTGTCCAGGTGATAAGAGTCCAGTTCCTCCTGGGCCAGGCAGAGACATCGACTATGAGGGCCACTGAGAGCCAGGGTGGCTCCTAGGAGCTCCTGACCTGAGTTGACTTAGCACTCCTAGTGGCCTGGGATGGGGTGTTATCTCCCCTGATCCCTAGCCTGTCCCTGGTCTCTTTCTGGGCTcaggtatatattatatatggaGCGGTGGAGTTCAAGAGCCAATGCTTTCTTTTCCACAGCCTAGGTTAGCTATGACCCATTGCAGGGTATGGTGGGACGGCTGACCTTGGTCTCGATGTCCAGCAGCTGGAGCCAGCCATCTTTGACCTGCAGGAACAAGTCCTGGCTCCACACCCGGCCCTGAGCATCCATCTCTTGCAGCTTCTGCAGAGCATCCTTGGGCTCCCGGACTCTCTGAGCCCCCAGCTTACAAGTCATCAGGtgctgaggggagaggaggagaccaGGACTGGGAGAAGGTTTGGAGAGGGGGAGCACAGGTGGTGGTGAGTGGGGATGGGTGGTGGGGGTAAGTCAGCAGAGGAGGAAGATGTGTCCTTGGCCTCCATGTAGGGGAGGTCCTAGGCAATCCCCTTGGAGTAGCCTTCAAGGGCCAATGTGAGGGCTGGAAGCAGTTGGTTGGGCTCGATAGAGCCTTTGAATCTTGATCTGACGGGCTGCACGAGGGGGTTTAGGACTTTGAAGGAAGGACAGTCATGGCCTTTGACATTCCAGGCCAGGTGAGGGAGCTGCATAGTGGTAGCTGTGGGCTCCAACCACCCAACAAATAAAGCCTGCACTCCTCTGGGTGGGATGTCGGACCCTCAAATTCTGTCCCTGGCTTCCTTTGCCCACTTTGGGAACCCACGATCCCAACCTGGTCCTTCTCACTGACCTAGCACTCCTgtctccatgcctttgctcatgctcttCCCTGTACCCAGAATGCCTTTCCCACCTCTGCTAGTCCATCACCTCCTAGGCTCTCAGGAAGAAGATCAAGCCCCATCTTCTCCCTGACTCTAGCCCAGAGAGGTCCACAGTGATATCGGTTTCCGCTCAGGCCCTTACCCACCACCAGTCTGATCATTTCGGCAGGTTTTTGCTGTAATTCTCCCTCCTGCAAGagacccctcccttctcccatccAAACGCACCTTCTCAAGTGAGCAcctggcccctgcctcctctgCAGGCCCTTGCTAGGGGATGCCATCTGCTTCCTGCCCCTTGATCCCACCACCTTGTGTCTGCATGGCTCCCAGCTCCTCTTCAGGTGTTCACACTGCTCACACGTTCAGCGGACCTTGACATCATGAGCAAACTCCCTGGCATCCTGGACATGCCTCCTCTTGCTCTCGCCTG contains these protein-coding regions:
- the EPS8L3 gene encoding epidermal growth factor receptor kinase substrate 8-like protein 3 isoform X2, with amino-acid sequence MSRPSSRAIYLQRKEYSQNLASEPTLLQHRVEHLMTCKLGAQRVREPKDALQKLQEMDAQGRVWSQDLFLQVKDGWLQLLDIETKEELDSYHLDSIQAMDVALNTCSYNSVLSITVQESGLPGTSTLLFQCQEVGAEQLRTSLQKALDEELEQSRPRFGALRSSQDKWRGPPLERPLPKEQVPPLERGPPPEQPHWMTPEYSIPQSPRPLTRHSSAREPSTFALPPPMRPPSPEDLERDEEVLSHVLRDIELFVEKLKEAQAKISGKKKKRLGKKKKKDQGGMTQAQYIDCFQKIKYSFNLLGKLAIRLQETSAPEFIHILFQTLDFILAQCPQPGLAAQVISPLLTPKAIDLLQSCLSSPENDLWKGLGVAWTTSRADWTGNEPPPYQPTFYDGWQPPKPSNQAPSGYQDSPSLRPRLGSTSHFAQEETYNYGPQPGDPNFRPSSPRPAKPALQMQVLYEFEARNPQELTVVQGEVLEVLDQSKRWWLVKNETGQSGYIPSNILEPLQSGTPGSQSQLPPRAPMLRLSSRPEEVTAWLQAENFSTATVKTLGPLTGSQLLHIRPGELQMLCPQEAPRVLARLEAVRRMLGMGP
- the EPS8L3 gene encoding epidermal growth factor receptor kinase substrate 8-like protein 3 isoform X3, with translation MTCKLGAQRVREPKDALQKLQEMDAQGRVWSQDLFLQVKDGWLQLLDIETKEELDSYHLDSIQAMDVALNTCSYNSVLSITVQESGLPGTSTLLFQCQEVGAEQLRTSLQKALDEELEQSRPRFGALRSSQDKWRGPPLERPLPKEQVPPLERGPPPEQPHWMTPEYSIPQSPRPLTRHSSAREPSTFALPPPMRPPSPEDLERDEEVLSHVLRDIELFVEKLKEAQAKISGKKKKRLGKKKKKDQGGMTQAQYIDCFQKIKYSFNLLGKLAIRLQETSAPEFIHILFQTLDFILAQCPQPGLAAQVISPLLTPKAIDLLQSCLSSPENDLWKGLGVAWTTSRADWTGNEPPPYQPTFYDGWQPPKPSNQAPSGYQDSPSLRPRLGSTSHFAQEETYNYGPQPGDPNFRPSSPRPAKPALQMQVLYEFEARNPQELTVVQGEVLEVLDQSKRWWLVKNETGQSGYIPSNILEPLQSGTPGSQSQLPPRAPMLRLSSRPEEVTAWLQAENFSTATVKTLGPLTGSQLLHIRPGELQMLCPQEAPRVLARLEAVRRMLGMGP
- the EPS8L3 gene encoding epidermal growth factor receptor kinase substrate 8-like protein 3 isoform X1 yields the protein MSRPSSRAIYLQRKEYSQNLASEPTLLQHRVEHLMTCKLGAQRVREPKDALQKLQEMDAQGRVWSQDLFLQVKDGWLQLLDIETKEELDSYHLDSIQAMDVALNTCSYNSVLSITVQESGLPGTSTLLFQCQEVGAEQLRTSLQKALDEELEQRPRFGALRSSQDKWRGPPLERPLPKEQVPPLERGPPPEQPHWMTPEYSIPQSPRPLTRHSSAREPSTFALPPPMRPPSPEDLERDEEVLSHVLRDIELFVEKLKEAQAKISGKKKKRLGKKKKKDQGGMTQAQYIDCFQKIKYSFNLLGKLAIRLQETSAPEFIHILFQTLDFILAQCPQPGLAAQVISPLLTPKAIDLLQSCLSSPENDLWKGLGVAWTTSRADWTGNEPPPYQPTFYDGWQPPKPSNQAPSGYQDSPSLRPRLGSTSHFAQEETYNYGPQPGDPNFRPSSPRPAKPALQMQVLYEFEARNPQELTVVQGEVLEVLDQSKRWWLVKNETGQSGYIPSNILEPLQSGTPGSQSQLPPRAPMLRLSSRPEEVTAWLQAENFSTATVKTLGPLTGSQLLHIRPGELQMLCPQEAPRVLARLEAVRRMLGMGP